From Rhodamnia argentea isolate NSW1041297 chromosome 10, ASM2092103v1, whole genome shotgun sequence, a single genomic window includes:
- the LOC115735167 gene encoding UDP-glycosyltransferase 73C1-like isoform X2, with product MDSQYQELHFVLLPHLASGHMIPMMDMARLLARRGLTVTVVTTPINSARFVPVFDRAARSGLRIELLQVPFPSAEAGLPEGCESMDSLPSRGMLKNLLLGISMLRQPVERLLHRLQLRPSCIIADKIVMWADQTAREFGIPRIVFDGSSCFSLVCTHNIVESKVFDTVPESEPFVVPGLPDRIELTRAQLPGAVNIVPSDIKDMRNEIRAKELAAYGVVVNTFEELEPAYIRECRRVRGKVWCIGPVSLCNEDNLDKAERGNKSLVNDDHCLKWLDLWGPSSVIYACLGSLNRLTAPQLIELGLGLEACGRPFIWVVRGGNESRFVDWISESGFEERIEGRGILIRGWAPQVLILSHPAVGGFLTHCGWNSTLEGICAGLPLLTRPLFAEQFYNEKVVVQVLKIGVRLGSNVAMNWGEEEKCEVLMKREEVKQAVNQLMDEVDDGARERRNRAAGLGRRAKMAMEEGGSSYLNMTLMIEDIMQQVRG from the coding sequence ATGGATTCCCAATACCAAGAGCTTCACTTCGTTCTGCTTCCTCATTTAGCCTCCGGCCACATGATCCCCATGATGGACATGGCCCGGTTGCTGGCCCGCCGGGGCCTGACCGTCACCGTCGTCACCACTCCCATCAATTCAGCCCGTTTCGTGCCCGTGTTCGACCGTGCCGCCAGGTCTGGGTTGCGGATCGAGCTCCTGCAGGTCCCCTTTCCCTCGGCAGAGGCTGGCCTGCCTGAAGGTTGCGAGAGCATGGACTCCCTCCCTTCCCGGGGCATGTTGAAGAATCTGCTTCTCGGCATTAGCATGTTGCGGCAACCGGTGGAGCGATTGCTCCATCGGCTACAACTTCGCCCAAGCTGCATAATTGCGGATAAGATTGTGATGTGGGCGGACCAGACTGCCCGTGAATTTGGGATTCCGAGGATTGTATTTGATGGCTCTAGTTGTTTTTCACTCGTGTGCACTCACAACATAGTTGAGTCCAAGGTGTTTGATACAGTGCCTGAGTCAGAGCCGTTTGTTGTGCCTGGTCTACCGGATAGAATTGAGCTTACAAGAGCTCAGCTTCCAGGAGCTGTGAATATTGTTCCATCAGACATCAAAGATATGCGGAATGAAATAAGAGCAAAAGAACTAGCTGCATACGGTGTGGTCGTTAATACTTTTGAAGAATTGGAGCCGGCGTATATACGTGAATGCAGACGCGTGAGGGGTAAAGTTTGGTGTATTGGTCCGGTGTCGCTGTGCAATGAGGACAACCTGGACAAGGCCGAAAGAGGCAACAAGTCCTTGGTCAATGATGACCATTGCTTGAAGTGGCTCGACTTATGGGGACCAAGTTCTGTCATCTACGCATGCCTCGGAAGCTTGAACCGACTCACAGCACCGCAATTGATAGAGCTTGGGTTAGGCTTGGAGGCGTGTGGCCGACCTTTCATTTGGGTCGTACGAGGAGGGAACGAATCTCGGTTCGTGGATTGGATATCGGAAAGTGGATTTGAGGAGAGAATCGAAGGGAGAGGCATCTTGATCCGAGGCTGGGCGCCTCAGGTGCTGATCTTGTCACACCCAGCAGTCGGAGGCTTCTTGACACACTGTGGTTGGAACTCGACGCTCGAAGGGATATGCGCCGGTTTGCCATTGTTAACAAGGCCGTTGTTCGCCGAGCAGTTCTATAACGAGAAGGTTGTTGTTCAGGTGCTGAAAATCGGTGTGAGGTTGGGGTCCAATGTAGCCATGAACTGGGGGGAAGAAGAGAAGTGCGAGGTGTTAATGAAGAGGGAAGAAGTGAAGCAAGCAGTGAACCAGCTCATGGACGAAGTAGACGACGGAGCCCGGGAGAGACGAAACCGAGCGGCCGGTCTTGGACGCAGAGCGAAGATGGCCATGGAAGAAGGAGGTTCTTCATATCTCAACATGACGCTGATGATCGAAGACATTATGCAACAAGTTCGGGGTTAA
- the LOC115735167 gene encoding UDP-glycosyltransferase 73C1-like isoform X1: MDSQYQELHFVLLPHLASGHMIPMMDMARLLARRGLTVTVVTTPINSARFVPVFDRAARSGLRIELLQVPFPSAEAGLPEGCESMDSLPSRGMLKNLLLGISMLRQPVERLLHRLQLRPSCIIADKIVMWADQTAREFGIPRIVFDGSSCFSLVCTHNIVESKVFDTVPESEPFVVPGLPDRIELTRAQLPGAVNIVPSDIKDMRNEIRAKELAAYGVVVNTFEELEPAYIRECRRVRGKVWCIGPVSLCNEDNLDKAERGNKSLVNDDHCLKWLDLWGPSSVIYACLGSLNRLTAPQLIELGLGLEACGRPFIWVVRGGNESRFVDWISESGFEERIEGRGILIRGWAPQVLILSHPAVGGFLTHCGWNSTLEGAENRCEVGVQCSHELGGRREVRGVNEEGRSEASSEPAHGRSRRRSPGETKPSGRSWTQSEDGHGRRRFFISQHDADDRRHYATSSGLTQDTLQLIDLSQEFHQLNINPISQQMKNNLLDSRITCLDYKDKRAGQQLGRNHQLFLFRVSIRVSVYGQREGKASPSVPLIWEIATMAPYCSPL, translated from the exons ATGGATTCCCAATACCAAGAGCTTCACTTCGTTCTGCTTCCTCATTTAGCCTCCGGCCACATGATCCCCATGATGGACATGGCCCGGTTGCTGGCCCGCCGGGGCCTGACCGTCACCGTCGTCACCACTCCCATCAATTCAGCCCGTTTCGTGCCCGTGTTCGACCGTGCCGCCAGGTCTGGGTTGCGGATCGAGCTCCTGCAGGTCCCCTTTCCCTCGGCAGAGGCTGGCCTGCCTGAAGGTTGCGAGAGCATGGACTCCCTCCCTTCCCGGGGCATGTTGAAGAATCTGCTTCTCGGCATTAGCATGTTGCGGCAACCGGTGGAGCGATTGCTCCATCGGCTACAACTTCGCCCAAGCTGCATAATTGCGGATAAGATTGTGATGTGGGCGGACCAGACTGCCCGTGAATTTGGGATTCCGAGGATTGTATTTGATGGCTCTAGTTGTTTTTCACTCGTGTGCACTCACAACATAGTTGAGTCCAAGGTGTTTGATACAGTGCCTGAGTCAGAGCCGTTTGTTGTGCCTGGTCTACCGGATAGAATTGAGCTTACAAGAGCTCAGCTTCCAGGAGCTGTGAATATTGTTCCATCAGACATCAAAGATATGCGGAATGAAATAAGAGCAAAAGAACTAGCTGCATACGGTGTGGTCGTTAATACTTTTGAAGAATTGGAGCCGGCGTATATACGTGAATGCAGACGCGTGAGGGGTAAAGTTTGGTGTATTGGTCCGGTGTCGCTGTGCAATGAGGACAACCTGGACAAGGCCGAAAGAGGCAACAAGTCCTTGGTCAATGATGACCATTGCTTGAAGTGGCTCGACTTATGGGGACCAAGTTCTGTCATCTACGCATGCCTCGGAAGCTTGAACCGACTCACAGCACCGCAATTGATAGAGCTTGGGTTAGGCTTGGAGGCGTGTGGCCGACCTTTCATTTGGGTCGTACGAGGAGGGAACGAATCTCGGTTCGTGGATTGGATATCGGAAAGTGGATTTGAGGAGAGAATCGAAGGGAGAGGCATCTTGATCCGAGGCTGGGCGCCTCAGGTGCTGATCTTGTCACACCCAGCAGTCGGAGGCTTCTTGACACACTGTGGTTGGAACTCGACGCTCGAAG GTGCTGAAAATCGGTGTGAGGTTGGGGTCCAATGTAGCCATGAACTGGGGGGAAGAAGAGAAGTGCGAGGTGTTAATGAAGAGGGAAGAAGTGAAGCAAGCAGTGAACCAGCTCATGGACGAAGTAGACGACGGAGCCCGGGAGAGACGAAACCGAGCGGCCGGTCTTGGACGCAGAGCGAAGATGGCCATGGAAGAAGGAGGTTCTTCATATCTCAACATGACGCTGATGATCGAAGACATTATGCAACAAGTTCGGGGTTAACACAAGATACGCTGCAGCTCATTGATCTCTCACAGGAGTTTCATCAACTTAATATCAACCCCATCTCACAACAGATGAAAAATAACTTGCTTGATTCGCGAATCACTTGTTTAG ATTATAAAGATAAGAGAGCTGGACAACAGTTAGGAAGAAACCATCAACTTTTCCTTTTCCGGGTGTCAATTCGTGTCTCCGTGTATGgccaaagagaaggaaaagcttCGCCGTCCGTCCCCCTCATTTGGGAAATCGCTACCATGGCTCCTTATTGCTCACCTCTTTAA